A genome region from Perca fluviatilis chromosome 20, GENO_Pfluv_1.0, whole genome shotgun sequence includes the following:
- the LOC120548673 gene encoding serine/arginine repetitive matrix protein 2-like isoform X8: MLFVRAVWNENGKEMEGTIPDAWVNVAEKTLRWPKTRAKYCFDNHVAPKEDWETFPLLKVKITSESFHECEDYDQTSHAELCEEDEDEEVVVQKRMKKKKHFDDFVEDSSPIIPVFPTPPIKLKNVGVNRSNSGSPRSAGRDRSTGRTARSAGRDRSTSGSPRSAGRDRSTSRSPRSAGRDRTTSRTARSAGRDRTTSRSPRSAGRDRSTSRTPRSLDRSTSGSPRSAGRDRSTSRSPRSAGRDRTTSRTARSAGRDRTTSRTPRSLDRSTCVLGSTDSSRSRSVGRDSSISCSSRSVGRDNSSSRVHRSQAVEGLSHEMSSYNRDVPTTFPLSEAKSTLLLKCLAVTREP; this comes from the exons ATGCTTTTCGTCAGGGCCGTGTGGAATGAAAATGGGAAGGAAATGGAGGGGACCATCCCTGATGCCTGGGTTAATGTAGCTGAGAAAACCCTTCGATGGCCAAAGACGAGGGCAAAATATTGTTTTGACAACCATGTGGCTCCTAAGGAGGACTGGGAAACTTTCCCATTGTTGAAAGTAAAAATTACCTCAG AAAGTTTCCATGAGTGTGAAGACTACGATCAAACCAGCCATGCTGAACTATGTGAAGAAGATGAAGACGAAGAGGTTGTAGTCCAaaaaaggatgaaaaaaaaaaaacattttgacgaTTTTGTTGAAG ATTCCAGTCCAATAATTCCAGTATTTCCCACTCCACCAATCAAGTTAAAGAATG TGGGCGTCAACAGATCAAATAGTG GTTCACCCAGGTCTGCGGGCCGTGACAGGTCAACTGGTC GTACAGCCAGGTCTGCAGGCCGTGACAGGTCAACTAGTG GTTCACCCAGGTCTGCGGGCCGTGACAGGTCAACTAGTC GTTCACCCAGGTCTGCAGGCCGTGACAGGACAACTAGTC GTACAGCCAGGTCTGCGGGCCGTGACAGGACAACTAGTC GTTCACCCAGGTCTGCGGGCCGTGACAGGTCAACTAGTC GCACACCCAGGTCTTTGGACAGGTCAACTAGTG GTTCACCCAGGTCTGCGGGCCGTGACAGGTCAACTAGTC GTTCACCCAGGTCTGCAGGCCGTGACAGGACAACTAGTC GTACAGCCAGGTCTGCGGGCCGTGACAGGACAACTAGTC GCACACCCAGGTCTTTGGACAGGTCAACTTGTG TTTTGGGTTCCACAGATTCGTCCAGGTCCAGGTCTGTGGGCCGGGACAGTTCAATTAGTT GTTCATCCAGGTCTGTGGGCCGGGACAATTCAAGCAGTC GTGTACACAGGTCCCAGGCTGTGGAAG GTCTTTCACATGAAATGTCCAGTTATAATAGGGATGTGCCAACCACATTCCCCCTGTCAGAAGCGA AGAGCACACTTTTACTGAAATGCCTTGCTGTTACCAGAGAACCATGA
- the LOC120548673 gene encoding serine/arginine repetitive matrix protein 2-like isoform X15, with protein sequence MLFVRAVWNENGKEMEGTIPDAWVNVAEKTLRWPKTRAKYCFDNHVAPKEDWETFPLLKVKITSESFHECEDYDQTSHAELCEEDEDEEVVVQKRMKKKKHFDDFVEGSDLSEATAEEDDKEKRKGDSSPIIPVFPTPPIKLKNVGVNRSNSGSPRSAGRDRSTGRTARSAGRDRSTSGSPRSAGRDRSTSRSPRSAGRDRTTSRTARSAGRDRTTSRSPRSAGRDRSTSRTPRSLDRSTSDSSRSRSVGRDSSISCSSRSVGRDNSSSRVHRSQAVEGLSHEMSSYNRDVPTTFPLSEAKSTLLLKCLAVTREP encoded by the exons ATGCTTTTCGTCAGGGCCGTGTGGAATGAAAATGGGAAGGAAATGGAGGGGACCATCCCTGATGCCTGGGTTAATGTAGCTGAGAAAACCCTTCGATGGCCAAAGACGAGGGCAAAATATTGTTTTGACAACCATGTGGCTCCTAAGGAGGACTGGGAAACTTTCCCATTGTTGAAAGTAAAAATTACCTCAG AAAGTTTCCATGAGTGTGAAGACTACGATCAAACCAGCCATGCTGAACTATGTGAAGAAGATGAAGACGAAGAGGTTGTAGTCCAaaaaaggatgaaaaaaaaaaaacattttgacgaTTTTGTTGAAG gATCTGACCTGTCTGAGGCGACTGCTGAGGAGGATGATAAAGAAAAGCGGAAAGGAG ATTCCAGTCCAATAATTCCAGTATTTCCCACTCCACCAATCAAGTTAAAGAATG TGGGCGTCAACAGATCAAATAGTG GTTCACCCAGGTCTGCGGGCCGTGACAGGTCAACTGGTC GTACAGCCAGGTCTGCAGGCCGTGACAGGTCAACTAGTG GTTCACCCAGGTCTGCGGGCCGTGACAGGTCAACTAGTC GTTCACCCAGGTCTGCAGGCCGTGACAGGACAACTAGTC GTACAGCCAGGTCTGCGGGCCGTGACAGGACAACTAGTC GTTCACCCAGGTCTGCGGGCCGTGACAGGTCAACTAGTC GCACACCCAGGTCTTTGGACAGGTCAACTAGTG ATTCGTCCAGGTCCAGGTCTGTGGGCCGGGACAGTTCAATTAGTT GTTCATCCAGGTCTGTGGGCCGGGACAATTCAAGCAGTC GTGTACACAGGTCCCAGGCTGTGGAAG GTCTTTCACATGAAATGTCCAGTTATAATAGGGATGTGCCAACCACATTCCCCCTGTCAGAAGCGA AGAGCACACTTTTACTGAAATGCCTTGCTGTTACCAGAGAACCATGA
- the LOC120548673 gene encoding probable splicing factor, arginine/serine-rich 5 isoform X19, translating to MLFVRAVWNENGKEMEGTIPDAWVNVAEKTLRWPKTRAKYCFDNHVAPKEDWETFPLLKVKITSESFHECEDYDQTSHAELCEEDEDEEVVVQKRMKKKKHFDDFVEGSDLSEATAEEDDKEKRKGDSSPIIPVFPTPPIKLKNVGVNRSNSGSPRSAGRDRSTGRTARSAGRDRSTSGSPRSAGRDRSTSRSPRSAGRDRTTSRTPRSLDRSTCDSSRSRSVGRDSSISCSSRSVGRDNSSSRVHRSQAVEGLSHEMSSYNRDVPTTFPLSEAKSTLLLKCLAVTREP from the exons ATGCTTTTCGTCAGGGCCGTGTGGAATGAAAATGGGAAGGAAATGGAGGGGACCATCCCTGATGCCTGGGTTAATGTAGCTGAGAAAACCCTTCGATGGCCAAAGACGAGGGCAAAATATTGTTTTGACAACCATGTGGCTCCTAAGGAGGACTGGGAAACTTTCCCATTGTTGAAAGTAAAAATTACCTCAG AAAGTTTCCATGAGTGTGAAGACTACGATCAAACCAGCCATGCTGAACTATGTGAAGAAGATGAAGACGAAGAGGTTGTAGTCCAaaaaaggatgaaaaaaaaaaaacattttgacgaTTTTGTTGAAG gATCTGACCTGTCTGAGGCGACTGCTGAGGAGGATGATAAAGAAAAGCGGAAAGGAG ATTCCAGTCCAATAATTCCAGTATTTCCCACTCCACCAATCAAGTTAAAGAATG TGGGCGTCAACAGATCAAATAGTG GTTCACCCAGGTCTGCGGGCCGTGACAGGTCAACTGGTC GTACAGCCAGGTCTGCAGGCCGTGACAGGTCAACTAGTG GTTCACCCAGGTCTGCGGGCCGTGACAGGTCAACTAGTC GTTCACCCAGGTCTGCAGGCCGTGACAGGACAACTAGTC GCACACCCAGGTCTTTGGACAGGTCAACTTGTG ATTCGTCCAGGTCCAGGTCTGTGGGCCGGGACAGTTCAATTAGTT GTTCATCCAGGTCTGTGGGCCGGGACAATTCAAGCAGTC GTGTACACAGGTCCCAGGCTGTGGAAG GTCTTTCACATGAAATGTCCAGTTATAATAGGGATGTGCCAACCACATTCCCCCTGTCAGAAGCGA AGAGCACACTTTTACTGAAATGCCTTGCTGTTACCAGAGAACCATGA
- the LOC120548673 gene encoding serine/arginine repetitive matrix protein 2-like isoform X7: protein MLFVRAVWNENGKEMEGTIPDAWVNVAEKTLRWPKTRAKYCFDNHVAPKEDWETFPLLKVKITSESFHECEDYDQTSHAELCEEDEDEEVVVQKRMKKKKHFDDFVEGSDLSEATAEEDDKEKRKGVGVNRSNSGSPRSAGRDRSTGRTARSAGRDRSTSGSPRSAGRDRSTSRSPRSAGRDRTTSRTARSAGRDRTTSRSPRSAGRDRSTSRTPRSLDRSTSGSPRSAGRDRSTSRSPRSAGRDRTTSRTARSAGRDRTTSRTPRSLDRSTCVLGSTDSSRSRSVGRDSSISCSSRSVGRDNSSSRVHRSQAVEGLSHEMSSYNRDVPTTFPLSEAKSTLLLKCLAVTREP, encoded by the exons ATGCTTTTCGTCAGGGCCGTGTGGAATGAAAATGGGAAGGAAATGGAGGGGACCATCCCTGATGCCTGGGTTAATGTAGCTGAGAAAACCCTTCGATGGCCAAAGACGAGGGCAAAATATTGTTTTGACAACCATGTGGCTCCTAAGGAGGACTGGGAAACTTTCCCATTGTTGAAAGTAAAAATTACCTCAG AAAGTTTCCATGAGTGTGAAGACTACGATCAAACCAGCCATGCTGAACTATGTGAAGAAGATGAAGACGAAGAGGTTGTAGTCCAaaaaaggatgaaaaaaaaaaaacattttgacgaTTTTGTTGAAG gATCTGACCTGTCTGAGGCGACTGCTGAGGAGGATGATAAAGAAAAGCGGAAAGGAG TGGGCGTCAACAGATCAAATAGTG GTTCACCCAGGTCTGCGGGCCGTGACAGGTCAACTGGTC GTACAGCCAGGTCTGCAGGCCGTGACAGGTCAACTAGTG GTTCACCCAGGTCTGCGGGCCGTGACAGGTCAACTAGTC GTTCACCCAGGTCTGCAGGCCGTGACAGGACAACTAGTC GTACAGCCAGGTCTGCGGGCCGTGACAGGACAACTAGTC GTTCACCCAGGTCTGCGGGCCGTGACAGGTCAACTAGTC GCACACCCAGGTCTTTGGACAGGTCAACTAGTG GTTCACCCAGGTCTGCGGGCCGTGACAGGTCAACTAGTC GTTCACCCAGGTCTGCAGGCCGTGACAGGACAACTAGTC GTACAGCCAGGTCTGCGGGCCGTGACAGGACAACTAGTC GCACACCCAGGTCTTTGGACAGGTCAACTTGTG TTTTGGGTTCCACAGATTCGTCCAGGTCCAGGTCTGTGGGCCGGGACAGTTCAATTAGTT GTTCATCCAGGTCTGTGGGCCGGGACAATTCAAGCAGTC GTGTACACAGGTCCCAGGCTGTGGAAG GTCTTTCACATGAAATGTCCAGTTATAATAGGGATGTGCCAACCACATTCCCCCTGTCAGAAGCGA AGAGCACACTTTTACTGAAATGCCTTGCTGTTACCAGAGAACCATGA
- the LOC120548673 gene encoding uncharacterized protein LOC120548673 isoform X17, producing the protein MLFVRAVWNENGKEMEGTIPDAWVNVAEKTLRWPKTRAKYCFDNHVAPKEDWETFPLLKVKITSESFHECEDYDQTSHAELCEEDEDEEVVVQKRMKKKKHFDDFVEGSDLSEATAEEDDKEKRKGDSSPIIPVFPTPPIKLKNVGVNRSNSGSPRSAGRDRSTGRTARSAGRDRSTSGSPRSAGRDRSTSRSPRSAGRDRTTSRTARSAGRDRTTSRTPRSLDRSTSDSSRSRSVGRDSSISCSSRSVGRDNSSSRVHRSQAVEGLSHEMSSYNRDVPTTFPLSEAKSTLLLKCLAVTREP; encoded by the exons ATGCTTTTCGTCAGGGCCGTGTGGAATGAAAATGGGAAGGAAATGGAGGGGACCATCCCTGATGCCTGGGTTAATGTAGCTGAGAAAACCCTTCGATGGCCAAAGACGAGGGCAAAATATTGTTTTGACAACCATGTGGCTCCTAAGGAGGACTGGGAAACTTTCCCATTGTTGAAAGTAAAAATTACCTCAG AAAGTTTCCATGAGTGTGAAGACTACGATCAAACCAGCCATGCTGAACTATGTGAAGAAGATGAAGACGAAGAGGTTGTAGTCCAaaaaaggatgaaaaaaaaaaaacattttgacgaTTTTGTTGAAG gATCTGACCTGTCTGAGGCGACTGCTGAGGAGGATGATAAAGAAAAGCGGAAAGGAG ATTCCAGTCCAATAATTCCAGTATTTCCCACTCCACCAATCAAGTTAAAGAATG TGGGCGTCAACAGATCAAATAGTG GTTCACCCAGGTCTGCGGGCCGTGACAGGTCAACTGGTC GTACAGCCAGGTCTGCAGGCCGTGACAGGTCAACTAGTG GTTCACCCAGGTCTGCGGGCCGTGACAGGTCAACTAGTC GTTCACCCAGGTCTGCAGGCCGTGACAGGACAACTAGTC GTACAGCCAGGTCTGCGGGCCGTGACAGGACAACTAGTC GCACACCCAGGTCTTTGGACAGGTCAACTAGTG ATTCGTCCAGGTCCAGGTCTGTGGGCCGGGACAGTTCAATTAGTT GTTCATCCAGGTCTGTGGGCCGGGACAATTCAAGCAGTC GTGTACACAGGTCCCAGGCTGTGGAAG GTCTTTCACATGAAATGTCCAGTTATAATAGGGATGTGCCAACCACATTCCCCCTGTCAGAAGCGA AGAGCACACTTTTACTGAAATGCCTTGCTGTTACCAGAGAACCATGA
- the LOC120548673 gene encoding serine/arginine repetitive matrix protein 2-like isoform X2 yields MLFVRAVWNENGKEMEGTIPDAWVNVAEKTLRWPKTRAKYCFDNHVAPKEDWETFPLLKVKITSESFHECEDYDQTSHAELCEEDEDEEVVVQKRMKKKKHFDDFVEGSDLSEATAEEDDKEKRKGDSSPIIPVFPTPPIKLKNVGVNRSNSGSPRSAGRDRSTGRTARSAGRDRSTSGSPRSAGRDRSTSRSPRSAGRDRTTSRTARSAGRDRTTSRSPRSAGRDRSTSRTPRSLDRSTSGSPRSAGRDRSTSRSPRSAGRDRTTSRTARSAGRDRTTSRTPRSLDRSTCVLGSTDSSRSRSVGRDSSISCSSRSVGRDNSSSRVHRSQAVEGLSHEMSSYNRDVPTTFPLSEAKSTLLLKCLAVTREP; encoded by the exons ATGCTTTTCGTCAGGGCCGTGTGGAATGAAAATGGGAAGGAAATGGAGGGGACCATCCCTGATGCCTGGGTTAATGTAGCTGAGAAAACCCTTCGATGGCCAAAGACGAGGGCAAAATATTGTTTTGACAACCATGTGGCTCCTAAGGAGGACTGGGAAACTTTCCCATTGTTGAAAGTAAAAATTACCTCAG AAAGTTTCCATGAGTGTGAAGACTACGATCAAACCAGCCATGCTGAACTATGTGAAGAAGATGAAGACGAAGAGGTTGTAGTCCAaaaaaggatgaaaaaaaaaaaacattttgacgaTTTTGTTGAAG gATCTGACCTGTCTGAGGCGACTGCTGAGGAGGATGATAAAGAAAAGCGGAAAGGAG ATTCCAGTCCAATAATTCCAGTATTTCCCACTCCACCAATCAAGTTAAAGAATG TGGGCGTCAACAGATCAAATAGTG GTTCACCCAGGTCTGCGGGCCGTGACAGGTCAACTGGTC GTACAGCCAGGTCTGCAGGCCGTGACAGGTCAACTAGTG GTTCACCCAGGTCTGCGGGCCGTGACAGGTCAACTAGTC GTTCACCCAGGTCTGCAGGCCGTGACAGGACAACTAGTC GTACAGCCAGGTCTGCGGGCCGTGACAGGACAACTAGTC GTTCACCCAGGTCTGCGGGCCGTGACAGGTCAACTAGTC GCACACCCAGGTCTTTGGACAGGTCAACTAGTG GTTCACCCAGGTCTGCGGGCCGTGACAGGTCAACTAGTC GTTCACCCAGGTCTGCAGGCCGTGACAGGACAACTAGTC GTACAGCCAGGTCTGCGGGCCGTGACAGGACAACTAGTC GCACACCCAGGTCTTTGGACAGGTCAACTTGTG TTTTGGGTTCCACAGATTCGTCCAGGTCCAGGTCTGTGGGCCGGGACAGTTCAATTAGTT GTTCATCCAGGTCTGTGGGCCGGGACAATTCAAGCAGTC GTGTACACAGGTCCCAGGCTGTGGAAG GTCTTTCACATGAAATGTCCAGTTATAATAGGGATGTGCCAACCACATTCCCCCTGTCAGAAGCGA AGAGCACACTTTTACTGAAATGCCTTGCTGTTACCAGAGAACCATGA
- the LOC120548673 gene encoding serine/arginine repetitive matrix protein 2-like isoform X9 — protein sequence MLFVRAVWNENGKEMEGTIPDAWVNVAEKTLRWPKTRAKYCFDNHVAPKEDWETFPLLKVKITSESFHECEDYDQTSHAELCEEDEDEEVVVQKRMKKKKHFDDFVEGSDLSEATAEEDDKEKRKGDSSPIIPVFPTPPIKLKNVGVNRSNSGSPRSAGRDRSTGRTARSAGRDRSTSGSPRSAGRDRSTSRSPRSAGRDRTTSRTARSAGRDRTTSRSPRSAGRDRSTSRSPRSAGRDRTTSRTARSAGRDRTTSRTPRSLDRSTCVLGSTDSSRSRSVGRDSSISCSSRSVGRDNSSSRVHRSQAVEGLSHEMSSYNRDVPTTFPLSEAKSTLLLKCLAVTREP from the exons ATGCTTTTCGTCAGGGCCGTGTGGAATGAAAATGGGAAGGAAATGGAGGGGACCATCCCTGATGCCTGGGTTAATGTAGCTGAGAAAACCCTTCGATGGCCAAAGACGAGGGCAAAATATTGTTTTGACAACCATGTGGCTCCTAAGGAGGACTGGGAAACTTTCCCATTGTTGAAAGTAAAAATTACCTCAG AAAGTTTCCATGAGTGTGAAGACTACGATCAAACCAGCCATGCTGAACTATGTGAAGAAGATGAAGACGAAGAGGTTGTAGTCCAaaaaaggatgaaaaaaaaaaaacattttgacgaTTTTGTTGAAG gATCTGACCTGTCTGAGGCGACTGCTGAGGAGGATGATAAAGAAAAGCGGAAAGGAG ATTCCAGTCCAATAATTCCAGTATTTCCCACTCCACCAATCAAGTTAAAGAATG TGGGCGTCAACAGATCAAATAGTG GTTCACCCAGGTCTGCGGGCCGTGACAGGTCAACTGGTC GTACAGCCAGGTCTGCAGGCCGTGACAGGTCAACTAGTG GTTCACCCAGGTCTGCGGGCCGTGACAGGTCAACTAGTC GTTCACCCAGGTCTGCAGGCCGTGACAGGACAACTAGTC GTACAGCCAGGTCTGCGGGCCGTGACAGGACAACTAGTC GTTCACCCAGGTCTGCGGGCCGTGACAGGTCAACTAGTC GTTCACCCAGGTCTGCAGGCCGTGACAGGACAACTAGTC GTACAGCCAGGTCTGCGGGCCGTGACAGGACAACTAGTC GCACACCCAGGTCTTTGGACAGGTCAACTTGTG TTTTGGGTTCCACAGATTCGTCCAGGTCCAGGTCTGTGGGCCGGGACAGTTCAATTAGTT GTTCATCCAGGTCTGTGGGCCGGGACAATTCAAGCAGTC GTGTACACAGGTCCCAGGCTGTGGAAG GTCTTTCACATGAAATGTCCAGTTATAATAGGGATGTGCCAACCACATTCCCCCTGTCAGAAGCGA AGAGCACACTTTTACTGAAATGCCTTGCTGTTACCAGAGAACCATGA
- the LOC120548673 gene encoding serine/arginine repetitive matrix protein 2-like isoform X6, producing the protein MLFVRAVWNENGKEMEGTIPDAWVNVAEKTLRWPKTRAKYCFDNHVAPKEDWETFPLLKVKITSESFHECEDYDQTSHAELCEEDEDEEVVVQKRMKKKKHFDDFVEGSDLSEATAEEDDKEKRKGDSSPIIPVFPTPPIKLKNVGVNRSNSGSPRSAGRDRSTGRTARSAGRDRSTSGSPRSAGRDRSTSRSPRSAGRDRTTSRTARSAGRDRTTSRTPRSLDRSTSGSPRSAGRDRSTSRSPRSAGRDRTTSRTARSAGRDRTTSRTPRSLDRSTCVLGSTDSSRSRSVGRDSSISCSSRSVGRDNSSSRVHRSQAVEGLSHEMSSYNRDVPTTFPLSEAKSTLLLKCLAVTREP; encoded by the exons ATGCTTTTCGTCAGGGCCGTGTGGAATGAAAATGGGAAGGAAATGGAGGGGACCATCCCTGATGCCTGGGTTAATGTAGCTGAGAAAACCCTTCGATGGCCAAAGACGAGGGCAAAATATTGTTTTGACAACCATGTGGCTCCTAAGGAGGACTGGGAAACTTTCCCATTGTTGAAAGTAAAAATTACCTCAG AAAGTTTCCATGAGTGTGAAGACTACGATCAAACCAGCCATGCTGAACTATGTGAAGAAGATGAAGACGAAGAGGTTGTAGTCCAaaaaaggatgaaaaaaaaaaaacattttgacgaTTTTGTTGAAG gATCTGACCTGTCTGAGGCGACTGCTGAGGAGGATGATAAAGAAAAGCGGAAAGGAG ATTCCAGTCCAATAATTCCAGTATTTCCCACTCCACCAATCAAGTTAAAGAATG TGGGCGTCAACAGATCAAATAGTG GTTCACCCAGGTCTGCGGGCCGTGACAGGTCAACTGGTC GTACAGCCAGGTCTGCAGGCCGTGACAGGTCAACTAGTG GTTCACCCAGGTCTGCGGGCCGTGACAGGTCAACTAGTC GTTCACCCAGGTCTGCAGGCCGTGACAGGACAACTAGTC GTACAGCCAGGTCTGCGGGCCGTGACAGGACAACTAGTC GCACACCCAGGTCTTTGGACAGGTCAACTAGTG GTTCACCCAGGTCTGCGGGCCGTGACAGGTCAACTAGTC GTTCACCCAGGTCTGCAGGCCGTGACAGGACAACTAGTC GTACAGCCAGGTCTGCGGGCCGTGACAGGACAACTAGTC GCACACCCAGGTCTTTGGACAGGTCAACTTGTG TTTTGGGTTCCACAGATTCGTCCAGGTCCAGGTCTGTGGGCCGGGACAGTTCAATTAGTT GTTCATCCAGGTCTGTGGGCCGGGACAATTCAAGCAGTC GTGTACACAGGTCCCAGGCTGTGGAAG GTCTTTCACATGAAATGTCCAGTTATAATAGGGATGTGCCAACCACATTCCCCCTGTCAGAAGCGA AGAGCACACTTTTACTGAAATGCCTTGCTGTTACCAGAGAACCATGA
- the LOC120548673 gene encoding pre-mRNA-splicing factor cwc-21-like isoform X5 → MLFVRAVWNENGKEMEGTIPDAWVNVAEKTLRWPKTRAKYCFDNHVAPKEDWETFPLLKVKITSESFHECEDYDQTSHAELCEEDEDEEVVVQKRMKKKKHFDDFVEGSDLSEATAEEDDKEKRKGDSSPIIPVFPTPPIKLKNVGVNRSNSGSPRSAGRDRSTGRTARSAGRDRSTSGSPRSAGRDRSTSRSPRSAGRDRTTSRTARSAGRDRTTSRSPRSAGRDRSTSRSPRSAGRDRSTSRSPRSAGRDRTTSRTARSAGRDRTTSRTPRSLDRSTCVLGSTDSSRSRSVGRDSSISCSSRSVGRDNSSSRVHRSQAVEGLSHEMSSYNRDVPTTFPLSEAKSTLLLKCLAVTREP, encoded by the exons ATGCTTTTCGTCAGGGCCGTGTGGAATGAAAATGGGAAGGAAATGGAGGGGACCATCCCTGATGCCTGGGTTAATGTAGCTGAGAAAACCCTTCGATGGCCAAAGACGAGGGCAAAATATTGTTTTGACAACCATGTGGCTCCTAAGGAGGACTGGGAAACTTTCCCATTGTTGAAAGTAAAAATTACCTCAG AAAGTTTCCATGAGTGTGAAGACTACGATCAAACCAGCCATGCTGAACTATGTGAAGAAGATGAAGACGAAGAGGTTGTAGTCCAaaaaaggatgaaaaaaaaaaaacattttgacgaTTTTGTTGAAG gATCTGACCTGTCTGAGGCGACTGCTGAGGAGGATGATAAAGAAAAGCGGAAAGGAG ATTCCAGTCCAATAATTCCAGTATTTCCCACTCCACCAATCAAGTTAAAGAATG TGGGCGTCAACAGATCAAATAGTG GTTCACCCAGGTCTGCGGGCCGTGACAGGTCAACTGGTC GTACAGCCAGGTCTGCAGGCCGTGACAGGTCAACTAGTG GTTCACCCAGGTCTGCGGGCCGTGACAGGTCAACTAGTC GTTCACCCAGGTCTGCAGGCCGTGACAGGACAACTAGTC GTACAGCCAGGTCTGCGGGCCGTGACAGGACAACTAGTC GTTCACCCAGGTCTGCGGGCCGTGACAGGTCAACTAGTC GTTCACCCAGGTCTGCGGGCCGTGACAGGTCAACTAGTC GTTCACCCAGGTCTGCAGGCCGTGACAGGACAACTAGTC GTACAGCCAGGTCTGCGGGCCGTGACAGGACAACTAGTC GCACACCCAGGTCTTTGGACAGGTCAACTTGTG TTTTGGGTTCCACAGATTCGTCCAGGTCCAGGTCTGTGGGCCGGGACAGTTCAATTAGTT GTTCATCCAGGTCTGTGGGCCGGGACAATTCAAGCAGTC GTGTACACAGGTCCCAGGCTGTGGAAG GTCTTTCACATGAAATGTCCAGTTATAATAGGGATGTGCCAACCACATTCCCCCTGTCAGAAGCGA AGAGCACACTTTTACTGAAATGCCTTGCTGTTACCAGAGAACCATGA
- the LOC120548673 gene encoding probable splicing factor, arginine/serine-rich 5 isoform X18 → MLFVRAVWNENGKEMEGTIPDAWVNVAEKTLRWPKTRAKYCFDNHVAPKEDWETFPLLKVKITSESFHECEDYDQTSHAELCEEDEDEEVVVQKRMKKKKHFDDFVEGSDLSEATAEEDDKEKRKGDSSPIIPVFPTPPIKLKNVGVNRSNSGSPRSAGRDRSTGRTARSAGRDRSTSGSPRSAGRDRSTSRSPRSAGRDRTTSRTPRSLDRSTCVLGSTDSSRSRSVGRDSSISCSSRSVGRDNSSSRVHRSQAVEGLSHEMSSYNRDVPTTFPLSEAKSTLLLKCLAVTREP, encoded by the exons ATGCTTTTCGTCAGGGCCGTGTGGAATGAAAATGGGAAGGAAATGGAGGGGACCATCCCTGATGCCTGGGTTAATGTAGCTGAGAAAACCCTTCGATGGCCAAAGACGAGGGCAAAATATTGTTTTGACAACCATGTGGCTCCTAAGGAGGACTGGGAAACTTTCCCATTGTTGAAAGTAAAAATTACCTCAG AAAGTTTCCATGAGTGTGAAGACTACGATCAAACCAGCCATGCTGAACTATGTGAAGAAGATGAAGACGAAGAGGTTGTAGTCCAaaaaaggatgaaaaaaaaaaaacattttgacgaTTTTGTTGAAG gATCTGACCTGTCTGAGGCGACTGCTGAGGAGGATGATAAAGAAAAGCGGAAAGGAG ATTCCAGTCCAATAATTCCAGTATTTCCCACTCCACCAATCAAGTTAAAGAATG TGGGCGTCAACAGATCAAATAGTG GTTCACCCAGGTCTGCGGGCCGTGACAGGTCAACTGGTC GTACAGCCAGGTCTGCAGGCCGTGACAGGTCAACTAGTG GTTCACCCAGGTCTGCGGGCCGTGACAGGTCAACTAGTC GTTCACCCAGGTCTGCAGGCCGTGACAGGACAACTAGTC GCACACCCAGGTCTTTGGACAGGTCAACTTGTG TTTTGGGTTCCACAGATTCGTCCAGGTCCAGGTCTGTGGGCCGGGACAGTTCAATTAGTT GTTCATCCAGGTCTGTGGGCCGGGACAATTCAAGCAGTC GTGTACACAGGTCCCAGGCTGTGGAAG GTCTTTCACATGAAATGTCCAGTTATAATAGGGATGTGCCAACCACATTCCCCCTGTCAGAAGCGA AGAGCACACTTTTACTGAAATGCCTTGCTGTTACCAGAGAACCATGA